From one Methanobacterium alcaliphilum genomic stretch:
- a CDS encoding ECF transporter S component codes for MDGITLTAWILFIGMIIGLILGFLKIFENSKPNVEYLVLVALLVAVCVMGMLPTAAVPGVQAASFVIIMAGIIFGRETGFITGVLTVFVMSLFLGFGFWSVFQMIGWGLMGFTAGLFSSKLENVYLRASFGFIWGFAYGWITDISMLPFLSTVNLNSIIGVFIASAPFDLLHGTINAILLVLLYGLFKKIFSRVKNKFIFSMNVEKNITANHGDKQL; via the coding sequence GTGGATGGTATAACTTTAACTGCTTGGATATTATTTATTGGCATGATTATTGGCCTTATATTGGGATTTTTAAAAATTTTTGAGAATTCAAAACCCAATGTGGAGTACTTAGTACTTGTTGCATTATTGGTAGCAGTTTGTGTTATGGGTATGCTACCAACAGCTGCTGTTCCAGGAGTCCAAGCCGCTTCATTTGTAATAATTATGGCTGGAATAATTTTCGGACGAGAAACCGGGTTTATTACAGGAGTTCTAACTGTTTTTGTCATGAGTTTGTTTTTAGGCTTTGGATTTTGGTCGGTCTTTCAAATGATAGGTTGGGGTCTAATGGGTTTCACGGCAGGACTTTTCAGTTCAAAACTTGAAAATGTATATTTAAGGGCCAGTTTTGGATTTATATGGGGCTTTGCATATGGGTGGATTACTGATATCTCCATGTTACCCTTCCTCAGCACAGTTAATTTAAATTCAATAATAGGCGTTTTTATTGCAAGCGCACCTTTTGATTTATTGCATGGAACCATCAATGCCATTTTATTAGTCTTACTGTATGGACTATTTAAAAAAATATTTTCCCGGGTTAAAAACAAATTTATCTTTTCTATGAACGTTGAAAAAAATATAACCGCGAATCATGGTGATAAACAGCTTTAA
- a CDS encoding adenosylcobinamide amidohydrolase, with protein sequence MNLKYGISDMGEINNNFELIFQTGSGEKVYRNKDSIIVKLPPNRNALTTSWINGGYHENLEAIFNHQIKSNDLNADDQKRLNISEYLKNTAIKLGLHPEKTSGLITSADMQNVAIFSEYFEDIEVTAIITGGIAVNGGRAGDPASFYEKKSNFFELKPGTINTILIINANLHESTLLRAVMTAVEAKTVALQELMAPSKYSTGIATGSGTDKISIISSLDCENVLTIAGKHSKLGELIARCVIKATKAALAKQTNLTPEFQRDMMVRLERFAVDEEMYWRIASSMEMITKETFLENLHTFSKNSLVVATLSSILHILDEIEWNLIPEKIGKKTAISLMKTLPHNLKIDTSIFDEDILNENDSILNNWIKISSWCIIHG encoded by the coding sequence ATGAATTTAAAATATGGAATATCCGATATGGGTGAAATAAATAATAATTTTGAACTTATTTTCCAAACAGGTTCGGGTGAGAAAGTTTACCGCAATAAAGATTCAATTATTGTTAAATTACCTCCAAATAGGAATGCTTTGACTACTTCCTGGATAAACGGAGGATATCATGAGAATTTAGAGGCCATATTTAACCATCAAATAAAAAGTAATGATTTAAATGCAGATGACCAAAAAAGACTTAATATTTCAGAATATTTGAAAAATACTGCAATAAAATTGGGGTTACACCCTGAAAAAACTTCCGGTTTGATTACTTCAGCAGATATGCAAAACGTAGCTATATTTTCTGAATATTTTGAAGATATTGAAGTTACAGCTATAATTACTGGAGGTATTGCAGTAAATGGGGGACGTGCAGGTGATCCTGCATCTTTCTATGAAAAAAAATCTAATTTTTTTGAATTAAAACCTGGAACTATAAATACTATCTTAATAATTAATGCTAATTTACATGAAAGCACCCTTTTAAGGGCTGTTATGACAGCAGTAGAAGCTAAAACTGTAGCACTTCAAGAGCTTATGGCTCCAAGTAAGTATTCAACGGGAATTGCAACTGGATCCGGGACAGATAAAATCTCCATAATTTCCAGTCTCGACTGTGAAAATGTTCTCACTATTGCAGGTAAACATTCTAAATTAGGCGAATTGATTGCCCGATGTGTTATTAAGGCAACTAAAGCAGCACTAGCAAAACAAACGAATTTAACTCCAGAATTCCAAAGGGACATGATGGTAAGATTAGAACGTTTCGCGGTTGATGAAGAAATGTATTGGCGAATTGCTAGTTCTATGGAAATGATTACTAAAGAAACATTTTTAGAAAACTTGCACACTTTTTCGAAAAACTCCTTAGTGGTGGCGACTCTCTCTTCTATTTTACATATTTTAGATGAGATAGAATGGAATTTAATTCCTGAAAAAATCGGTAAAAAAACAGCCATTTCGCTTATGAAAACACTTCCGCACAACTTAAAAATAGATACTTCGATTTTTGATGAAGACATTTTGAATGAAAATGATTCTATATTAAATAATTGGATTAAAATTAGTTCATGGTGCATAATACATGGTTAA
- a CDS encoding energy-coupling factor transporter transmembrane component T has protein sequence MRLTVIHPAVYIVYYLILIIFAFFFNSPYYLISFLICVSFLIALQGISNDFKNLIRFFIPMSILIIFLNPLVSHVGTTKIYLIGTYFITFESLVYGILMSLSLLIIILLFSSYNRAVSYQEMLYIFSKKFPNVSMIVIMALRFIPMLNHRLSDVNNVFQLKRRYSKNQKMEGKVEKITNKTKMLAVVIAWSLEESMITANSMKARGYGTAPRTSYLSFKFKRIDYCFLSLIFIFTLICVWGLVQGQGRIEIYPQLSYSFHDNPFNIYYFSFLILLSPLIYLELKERLIWQ, from the coding sequence ATGAGGTTAACTGTAATTCATCCAGCGGTTTACATTGTTTATTATTTGATTTTAATCATTTTTGCTTTCTTTTTCAATAGTCCTTACTATTTAATATCTTTCTTAATCTGTGTATCTTTCTTAATCGCACTACAAGGGATTAGTAATGATTTTAAGAATTTAATACGCTTTTTCATTCCTATGTCCATATTAATCATATTTTTAAATCCGCTTGTGTCTCATGTTGGGACAACAAAAATATATCTTATTGGAACTTACTTTATTACTTTTGAATCGTTAGTATATGGTATTTTAATGAGTTTATCTCTTTTAATAATTATATTATTATTTAGTTCGTACAACCGGGCAGTTTCTTATCAGGAAATGCTCTATATTTTTTCAAAAAAGTTTCCTAATGTTTCAATGATAGTTATAATGGCTTTGAGATTTATTCCAATGTTAAATCACCGTCTAAGTGATGTAAATAATGTTTTTCAGTTGAAACGGAGATATTCTAAAAACCAAAAAATGGAAGGCAAAGTTGAAAAAATAACCAATAAGACGAAAATGTTAGCTGTGGTGATAGCTTGGTCTTTAGAAGAATCTATGATTACTGCAAATTCCATGAAGGCTAGAGGCTATGGGACTGCACCTAGAACAAGTTATCTATCATTCAAATTCAAAAGAATAGATTACTGCTTTTTAAGTTTAATTTTTATTTTCACTTTAATTTGTGTATGGGGACTTGTACAGGGACAGGGTAGAATAGAGATTTATCCCCAATTAAGTTATTCATTCCACGATAATCCATTTAACATATATTATTTTTCTTTTTTAATTTTATTATCCCCTCTAATTTATTTAGAACTTAAGGAGAGATTAATATGGCAATAA
- a CDS encoding ABC transporter ATP-binding protein translates to MAIITFKDFNFKFDKEDKNVLSEINMEIKQGDFVLLCGPSGSGKTTLLSSMKKEIRPTGVYNGKICYNGVDIEKMDDKQSACDIGFLFQNPEDQLVSDNVIQELSFSLENIGLNTVEIRNRVAEMAAFFGLDKYLYKNTNELSGGQKQLVNLCSLLVLKPKLLLLDEPTSQLDPIAAHDFLSILRRLNEEFSITIIITEHKIDNVFPMVDRTIFLEEGSIKYMNNARQISSKASIDPIFAHYLPSVTKIHFALKNKYRFLDEVEIPITIREGRKELIFLQNKLKEFSNESLMDKHQIDPLVKKLDESNSSEIFDTSRLLKCEDIWFGYIKDNLVLKGISFEIKQGEFISILGGNGTGKTTLLRILSGLITPKKGKLNFKKDMTIAYVNQNPMIHFSQQTVDEELSLNSLNLHQPTESPNPSFLKKFFVDKLNNEKFSTSKSSDLFISENERKRLIDLFNLSRLLNKHPYDCSGGEKQKIAIVKSLLINPDILFLDEPTKGLDPLSKLNLANILKELQNTGLTIVMSTHDIDFAAEYSERCMMLFDGAIQIDNIPKTLFSNNSFYTTFVNRTVKNYLPEAITLKDVKDSWLG, encoded by the coding sequence ATGGCAATAATTACTTTTAAAGATTTCAACTTCAAATTTGATAAAGAGGATAAAAATGTTCTTTCAGAGATTAATATGGAAATAAAACAAGGGGATTTTGTTTTATTATGTGGTCCGTCGGGCTCAGGTAAAACAACATTATTAAGTAGTATGAAAAAAGAAATTCGCCCTACAGGAGTATACAATGGAAAAATATGTTATAATGGGGTGGATATTGAAAAAATGGATGATAAACAGTCTGCTTGTGACATAGGGTTTTTATTCCAAAACCCCGAAGATCAATTAGTATCAGATAATGTTATCCAGGAACTATCTTTTTCTCTAGAAAATATTGGTTTAAACACGGTAGAAATAAGAAATAGGGTAGCCGAAATGGCAGCTTTTTTTGGTTTGGATAAATACTTGTATAAAAATACTAATGAATTGTCTGGAGGTCAAAAACAATTGGTAAATCTTTGTTCATTACTAGTTTTAAAGCCTAAATTACTACTTTTAGATGAACCTACTTCACAATTAGACCCCATAGCCGCTCATGATTTTTTATCAATCCTAAGAAGGCTGAATGAAGAATTTTCTATTACCATTATCATAACCGAACATAAAATAGACAACGTATTTCCAATGGTGGACAGGACAATTTTTTTAGAAGAAGGTTCTATAAAATATATGAACAACGCCAGACAAATAAGCTCAAAAGCATCAATTGATCCTATATTTGCTCATTATTTGCCTTCTGTTACAAAGATTCATTTTGCTTTAAAAAATAAATATCGCTTTTTAGATGAGGTTGAAATTCCCATAACCATACGTGAAGGACGTAAAGAGTTAATTTTTCTACAGAATAAATTAAAAGAATTTTCTAATGAATCATTAATGGATAAACATCAAATTGATCCATTAGTAAAAAAATTAGATGAATCTAATTCTTCAGAAATATTTGATACTTCTAGATTATTAAAGTGCGAAGATATTTGGTTTGGATATATTAAAGATAATCTGGTTTTAAAAGGGATTTCTTTTGAGATTAAACAAGGAGAATTTATAAGCATATTGGGGGGTAATGGAACTGGAAAAACAACATTACTTCGGATTTTATCTGGTCTGATAACTCCTAAAAAAGGCAAACTTAATTTTAAAAAAGATATGACTATTGCTTATGTAAACCAAAATCCTATGATTCATTTCTCTCAACAAACAGTGGATGAAGAACTATCACTAAACTCTTTAAATCTTCATCAGCCTACTGAATCTCCGAACCCCTCTTTTTTAAAAAAGTTCTTTGTTGATAAATTAAATAATGAAAAATTTTCCACAAGTAAGTCTTCTGATCTATTTATTTCTGAGAATGAAAGGAAAAGGCTAATTGATCTTTTTAATTTGTCCCGATTATTAAATAAGCATCCTTACGACTGCAGTGGTGGTGAAAAGCAAAAAATAGCTATTGTTAAATCTTTATTAATTAATCCAGATATTTTATTCTTAGATGAACCTACAAAGGGGTTGGATCCATTATCAAAACTAAATCTGGCAAATATTTTAAAAGAATTACAAAATACTGGTTTAACTATAGTCATGTCTACGCATGATATTGATTTCGCTGCGGAGTATTCTGAAAGGTGTATGATGCTTTTTGACGGAGCAATTCAGATTGATAATATTCCTAAGACATTATTTTCTAACAATAGTTTTTATACTACTTTTGTAAATAGGACGGTGAAAAATTATCTTCCTGAAGCTATTACTTTAAAAGATGTCAAAGATAGTTGGTTGGGTTGA
- a CDS encoding fibrillarin-like rRNA/tRNA 2'-O-methyltransferase, whose protein sequence is MEQIDGINHAYFMNQSLVTPNLILGEKVYGEKLLECEGQEYRVWDPRRSKLGAAILNGLTNLDLSNDSKILYLGASSGTTPSHLSDMVPDGLIYCLEFSPRMMRELLRVCEKRKNMIPLLDDATRPKKYLNLVEKVDFIYCDVAQPRQSELFMENMRLFLKDKGQGMLMIKARSIDVTKKPQKIFREEESKLKTHGFNILEKIKLEPYEKDHLGLLVEIGF, encoded by the coding sequence ATGGAACAAATAGATGGTATAAACCATGCTTATTTCATGAATCAATCATTAGTTACTCCTAATCTAATTCTCGGCGAAAAAGTTTATGGGGAAAAATTATTAGAATGCGAAGGGCAAGAATACAGAGTTTGGGATCCTCGCCGTTCTAAATTAGGTGCTGCTATTTTAAATGGTCTAACCAATTTAGATTTATCCAATGACTCGAAAATATTATATTTAGGTGCTTCTTCTGGAACTACACCCTCCCATTTATCAGATATGGTCCCTGATGGTTTAATATATTGCTTAGAATTTTCCCCTAGAATGATGAGGGAGCTTCTAAGGGTCTGTGAGAAAAGAAAAAATATGATACCTTTATTAGATGACGCCACACGCCCTAAAAAATATTTAAATCTCGTGGAGAAGGTAGATTTTATTTACTGTGATGTGGCACAACCCCGCCAGAGCGAACTTTTCATGGAAAATATGCGGCTTTTTTTAAAAGACAAAGGACAAGGCATGTTAATGATAAAGGCCAGAAGCATTGATGTTACTAAAAAACCTCAAAAAATATTTAGAGAAGAAGAATCTAAATTAAAAACCCATGGATTTAATATACTGGAAAAAATCAAATTAGAACCCTATGAAAAAGATCACTTAGGACTTTTAGTTGAAATTGGTTTTTAA
- a CDS encoding NOP5/NOP56 family protein, with the protein MKCYLSSCVVGFFAFSEDLTLLDYELFPPSKISPRLLAIREGKLVDEESILLNRIVKKYDSIIIETNKGIFNYKNLKNSEKFKFESPNPGGEYLRSNLIPILIEVGSITDELSFRSRIHTLYIELTKQRIQESSEAEDKLLIQTINAIDEIDESLGKLAERIMEWYGIHFPELDTIKNHAAYINLIAQHGNRDNMIKNGLSSFNIDIKSSMGAEIEEEDLIIIQNFAKSLHSLQESRQSMEEYVDNKMEKIAPNLRDLAGASLGAKLIAHVGSLKQLALFPSSTIQIIGAEKALFRHLKTGERPPKHGLIFQHPDVRGAKWWLRGKIARALASKISIAVRKDVFSGELDSSIKESFLDRLETIEKENPFPKRTSKSKKVTKTSSKQLKKYSKKKKKKKKKKK; encoded by the coding sequence ATGAAGTGTTATCTTAGCAGTTGTGTGGTCGGTTTTTTTGCCTTTAGTGAAGATTTGACTCTCTTGGATTATGAACTTTTCCCACCAAGTAAGATATCTCCACGGCTTTTAGCTATCCGTGAAGGGAAATTAGTGGATGAAGAATCAATTTTATTGAATAGAATAGTTAAAAAATACGATTCAATTATTATTGAAACGAATAAAGGAATTTTTAACTATAAAAACCTTAAAAACAGTGAAAAATTTAAATTTGAAAGCCCTAATCCCGGAGGAGAATATTTAAGATCGAATTTGATCCCCATTTTAATTGAAGTGGGGTCCATAACCGATGAATTATCTTTCAGATCAAGAATTCATACATTATACATTGAACTAACAAAACAGCGCATTCAAGAATCATCTGAAGCTGAAGACAAGCTTCTTATCCAGACCATTAATGCGATTGATGAAATTGATGAATCTCTTGGAAAGCTGGCTGAAAGAATAATGGAGTGGTATGGAATTCATTTCCCAGAACTTGACACCATTAAAAACCATGCAGCATATATAAATTTAATTGCCCAACATGGAAACCGCGACAATATGATTAAAAATGGTTTAAGTAGCTTTAATATAGATATTAAAAGCAGTATGGGTGCTGAAATAGAAGAAGAAGACCTCATCATTATTCAAAATTTTGCAAAATCTCTACATTCATTGCAAGAATCCCGCCAGTCCATGGAAGAATACGTGGATAATAAGATGGAAAAAATTGCCCCTAATCTACGTGATCTGGCAGGTGCATCCCTAGGTGCTAAACTGATAGCACACGTTGGTAGTTTAAAGCAGTTGGCTCTTTTTCCATCCAGCACCATCCAAATAATAGGTGCAGAAAAAGCATTATTTAGGCACCTGAAGACAGGCGAAAGACCCCCTAAACATGGACTTATTTTCCAGCACCCTGATGTGCGAGGGGCTAAATGGTGGCTTAGAGGAAAAATTGCCCGTGCTTTAGCATCTAAAATATCTATTGCAGTTAGAAAAGACGTTTTTTCTGGAGAACTTGACTCTTCTATAAAAGAAAGCTTTTTAGATCGTTTAGAAACTATTGAGAAAGAAAATCCTTTCCCCAAGAGAACTTCTAAAAGTAAAAAAGTAACTAAAACCAGTTCAAAACAGTTGAAAAAATACTCAAAAAAGAAGAAGAAAAAAAAGAAAAAGAAGAAGTGA
- a CDS encoding dihydroorotate dehydrogenase, producing MLETELCGIKLKNPTMLAAGIMGSTASSLNWVYRCGAGAVITKSFSIQPNFGYKNPTTVEVSGGVINAIGLSNPGLETFKKELQSIDKGIPKLASIYGASPDEFAHLATSIEDMVDMIELNVSCPHAMGGCGAAIGQDPELTYKVVNAVKKSVSVPVVAKLTPNVTDLTEIAVNAQKGGADAITLINSLGPGLKIDIKTAKPILSNGFGGMSGPAIKPVALRCVFEVYAAVNVPIIGVGGISNYQDAVEFLYSGASAVQIGTAIMYNGPEIFAEICQGLEKFMIEHKFQNIDEMVGLAHV from the coding sequence ATGCTTGAAACTGAATTATGTGGAATAAAACTAAAAAATCCAACTATGCTTGCAGCCGGAATTATGGGCAGTACTGCTTCATCACTCAACTGGGTTTATAGGTGTGGTGCAGGGGCAGTAATAACTAAATCATTCTCAATTCAACCTAACTTTGGATATAAAAATCCCACCACAGTTGAAGTTTCAGGTGGAGTTATAAACGCTATTGGATTATCTAATCCCGGACTTGAAACATTTAAAAAAGAACTTCAAAGTATTGATAAAGGGATACCTAAATTGGCATCTATTTACGGTGCTTCTCCTGATGAATTCGCACATTTAGCCACTTCAATCGAAGATATGGTTGATATGATTGAGCTAAATGTGTCATGTCCTCATGCCATGGGTGGATGTGGGGCGGCAATAGGCCAGGATCCTGAATTAACGTATAAAGTTGTAAATGCCGTTAAAAAATCTGTTTCCGTACCGGTGGTTGCAAAATTAACGCCTAATGTTACAGATTTAACTGAAATTGCAGTTAATGCCCAAAAAGGAGGGGCGGATGCAATAACTTTAATTAACTCACTTGGCCCTGGATTAAAAATAGATATAAAAACGGCTAAACCCATTTTATCTAATGGATTTGGAGGGATGTCTGGTCCTGCAATAAAACCTGTTGCTCTTAGATGTGTTTTTGAAGTTTATGCTGCTGTTAATGTACCAATTATTGGGGTAGGGGGCATAAGCAATTACCAGGATGCAGTAGAATTTTTATATTCTGGAGCATCTGCTGTCCAGATTGGAACGGCTATCATGTATAATGGTCCTGAAATATTCGCTGAAATTTGTCAGGGTCTGGAAAAATTTATGATAGAGCATAAATTCCAGAATATAGATGAAATGGTGGGATTAGCTCATGTATGA
- a CDS encoding dihydroorotate dehydrogenase electron transfer subunit, giving the protein MHAPNVLEIKKIIEESETVKTLIFDWKMDGTENNPQPGQFMMVWNFEDEKPMSISLIDPIEEKIGISIKKVGDFTQQIHELEEGDQLGLRGPYGRGFEIKGSKILAIGGGIGMAPIASFVDHAQKRGVHVDVISASMTKNELLFVERMKKTGAHVLTCTDDGTCGFQGFATDRVEGLLKDSSYDMAVTCGPELMMKGIFDMVDTHHIPTQFSMERYMKCALGLCGQCCVDNEGWRICVEGPVFWSHELKMIKEFGKYHRDASGTRNYY; this is encoded by the coding sequence ATGCATGCTCCAAATGTTTTAGAAATAAAAAAAATAATTGAAGAATCTGAAACAGTTAAAACATTAATATTTGACTGGAAAATGGATGGAACTGAAAATAATCCTCAACCCGGACAATTTATGATGGTGTGGAATTTTGAGGACGAAAAACCAATGTCTATATCATTAATTGACCCAATTGAAGAAAAAATTGGTATTTCAATAAAAAAGGTTGGTGATTTCACACAACAGATTCATGAACTGGAAGAAGGAGATCAGTTAGGTTTAAGGGGTCCATATGGTAGAGGATTTGAGATTAAAGGATCAAAAATACTAGCTATAGGTGGAGGAATTGGAATGGCACCTATTGCATCATTTGTAGACCATGCACAAAAGAGGGGTGTTCATGTAGATGTAATAAGTGCATCTATGACAAAAAACGAGCTTCTTTTTGTTGAAAGAATGAAAAAAACAGGTGCTCATGTTTTAACATGTACTGATGATGGAACTTGTGGATTTCAAGGATTTGCTACTGATCGAGTTGAAGGTTTACTTAAAGATAGCTCTTATGATATGGCAGTTACATGCGGCCCTGAGTTAATGATGAAAGGAATTTTTGATATGGTGGATACTCACCACATACCCACTCAATTTTCCATGGAGAGATATATGAAATGTGCCCTGGGACTGTGTGGTCAGTGCTGTGTGGATAATGAAGGCTGGAGAATATGTGTTGAAGGGCCGGTTTTCTGGAGTCATGAGCTCAAAATGATTAAAGAATTTGGAAAATATCATAGAGATGCTTCAGGTACTAGAAACTACTATTAA
- a CDS encoding AI-2E family transporter, with the protein MIYKLKGTVTSAIFVVLILSIFSLLVISPVLDMILLGAIFAYGIRPISSKLEPYFRYQSLSIILAMVIVILPLIALTAYTVGTIVNSAPYIVGAAKNVGANNFNQTINQTSLSLHQHLPVAAHPYINSFLNSMGSIINGILNGIVNYAVDLIKSLPTLALQLFIFFTATFYLAKDGDKITDYVSSTIPHDRKSFFSRMSKEVDLVLKSIFYGHFLTALIIGIMAAVGFYILGYSYALFLGILTGFLQLIPIIGPWPVYTVMAIFDLASGNILRGIIVLLFGFFLSGSDIYIRPKISGKYADIHPMIFLLGFLCGPLVLGIVGFILGPLILGVTYAALVAYKKSDLKIKKS; encoded by the coding sequence ATGATATACAAACTCAAAGGAACGGTCACTTCTGCCATTTTCGTGGTTTTAATTCTTTCAATTTTCTCTTTATTAGTTATATCTCCAGTTTTAGATATGATCCTGTTAGGCGCTATCTTTGCCTACGGAATAAGGCCCATATCCTCGAAACTTGAACCTTACTTCAGATATCAATCGCTCTCTATTATACTGGCCATGGTAATAGTTATACTTCCTTTAATAGCTTTAACTGCCTATACTGTAGGGACTATTGTAAATTCAGCCCCGTATATTGTGGGTGCTGCTAAAAATGTAGGTGCTAATAATTTCAATCAGACAATAAATCAAACTTCTCTTAGTCTACATCAACATCTTCCGGTCGCAGCCCATCCTTATATTAATTCATTTTTAAATAGTATGGGTTCTATTATCAACGGAATCTTGAATGGAATTGTAAATTATGCTGTTGACTTAATTAAATCACTGCCTACGTTGGCTCTCCAATTATTCATATTTTTCACAGCCACTTTTTATTTGGCCAAAGATGGGGATAAAATTACAGATTATGTTTCGTCAACCATACCTCATGACCGTAAGAGCTTTTTTTCCAGGATGTCTAAGGAAGTTGACCTGGTTTTAAAGAGCATATTTTACGGACATTTTTTAACTGCACTTATAATTGGTATTATGGCTGCGGTGGGATTCTATATTCTTGGTTATTCGTATGCTTTATTTTTAGGAATTTTAACCGGGTTTTTACAGTTAATACCTATAATTGGGCCTTGGCCAGTTTACACTGTCATGGCCATTTTTGATCTTGCATCTGGAAACATATTAAGGGGAATAATAGTTTTATTGTTCGGATTCTTCCTGAGTGGGAGTGATATATATATTAGACCAAAAATCTCAGGAAAATATGCAGATATTCATCCCATGATATTTCTTTTAGGATTTTTATGTGGGCCCCTGGTATTGGGGATAGTGGGATTTATTTTAGGACCTTTAATATTGGGGGTGACCTATGCTGCGCTCGTAGCATATAAAAAAAGCGATTTAAAAATCAAAAAATCCTAA